The genomic window CAGCGTCCACGAGGAGACGTCCGCCGCCATCAAGACAGTCGTCGGCAACGCGATGCGCGATGCCGGGCTTGAGGAGGATTGGTCCGCCCCGTACTTCTTCGGTGACACGGGCGACGGGTTCGCCGCCGGGCTGCCGACGCGCATCCTGCCGTCCCTCATCGACCCGTTCCCGATGCTGCTCCAGGAGAGGCTTGCGAAGTTTCGCGACGACCGCCCCGGCGAGGAGCCACTGCGGCTTCGGGTCAGCCTGCACGTCGGTCCCCTGCCGGTCGATCCGGCGGCGTCGTCGAGCACCGGCAACGGGACGGCTCGTAACGACACCCACCGGTTGCTCGACGCGGATGTGATCAAGGGGGCTCTGCGGGATGTCAGCCCGGAGATCGCACTGGTCGCGATGATCATCTCGGATCGGGTCTACGACGATGTGGTCCGCGGGCGATACGCCGGCCTGCATCCCGACCACTTCGTCCCGGTGACGGCCCGGGTCACGGGCAAGACCCTCGATCAGTTCTCAGTGCCCTGTCGGCGCTGTTCGCCCTGGTACCGCGTCACCAGGAGAACGCAACCGAGTCACTGCACCACTACCGTCAGGTGGCCCGGCGCTTCGGCACCGACCGGGAGGGATTCGTCGCCGCCTGGCTCGCGGCGGCGGTTGATCATGAGGCCACCGAGCGGGCGGTCGCCACGCAGATCTGGGCGGCGAACCTCATCGCGAACCGCAAGTTCACCCGGGTCAGGTGGTCGATCCGTCTACTCGTGGCCGGTATCGCCGTCCTGACGCTAACCGTCCTTTCCTGAGGCGGCGATGCCCCGATGCCGACCTGCCAGAATTGTCGATCCAGTTGGGATGAAAATGATGCCAGCCGCTGCAGAACAGTCTCCGATCCCAGTCGCCGGGAACTGCCGGTGACACCGGAGGACGGACACGATCATGACGTTGTCGCTGTCTGCATCAGCGGCGACAGCGAAGCGGAAGTGTTCCATCGAGCGGCTCAGTGAACTGATCTCAGCAAGGAATTGAAGCCGATTCGGGATGACACGGGTGAATAGGTAGTTTCGGACGGTCCTCGAAAAAGACGTGGAGCCATCGATAGACAGGTCTTGCGACAGATCCACGTCTTCGAGAGGGCTCCACGTGCTGGCTTATCGTGCCATGGTCGACGTCCCGAGGGAACTGGTGCAGTACGTGGCGCGGTTGCTCCATGCCGAGCGCCGCGCCCGTGGCACGCGGAAGAAGACACGTGCGCTGACCTGCTTCTACCAGGCGTTACTCGTACTCGTCTGGTTCCGTAAGCAGGAAGACCTGACACTGCTGGGCGCCGGTTTCGGGGTCTCCCGGGCGACCGCGTACCGCTACCGCGACGAGGGCATCGCGGTGCTCGCCGCCCAGGCACAGGACCTGCACACCGCTCTGAAGCGGGTCGCCGCCGACGGCTGGTCGTACGTCATCCTCGACGGCAAACTGTTCGACTGCGACCGGCTGACCGAGACCACCCTGTCGGTCAAGGGAAAGACGATCGACGCCTGGTTCTCCGGAAAGCACCGCGACTTCGGCGCGAACATTCAGGCGATCATGCGCCCGGACGGACTGCCGATCTGGACATCGGCGGCGATGCCGGGGCATCTGCACGACACCAGCTGCGCCCGCGACCTCGGCGTCACCGCCGCCCTGAACTGGTCCGCCGCCGAACTCGACCTGCCGGCCTTGGCCGACTCCGGCTACGAAAGCACTGGTCAGGGCATCAAAACCCCAATCAAGCAACCGGCCGACGGTAAACCCCTCGCCGTCGACAACCGCGCCTACAACCGGCTCCTACGCGGTCTGCGCTGGCAGGGCGAACGCGGCTTCGCGATCCTCGTCGGACGCTGGAAAGCCCTGCGCCGCACCACGATAAGCCCACGCCGCACCGGCGATGTCGTCGCCGCCGCGCTGCACCTGACCCATTTCGAATACAAATACCTAACCGGATCTTGCTGAGATCAGTTCAGTGGATCGCCAAGAATGACGGATCCGTCGAGATCCAGGCCTTGCAGTGGCAACGCGTAACACATCGGCGGCAGTCCGATCAGCCGGTCTTCGAGATGCAGATCTACTTCGAACCGCAGTAGCCGGACCGGTTCACCACGGTGGCCGGGTCGGCGTGCACAACACCGGCCCGGCCGCCGGTTCGAGGTGCGCCTGCCCGCCGCCTGATCCGCGCCGGCGCTGGTCCGTAAGCAGACCGTAAGCCGTGCGAGCCTGGCGGTCACAGGCCGGCGACAGCTTGACTGGTACACGTGATCCAACGACTTCTCACCCGCCCGGCCGTCTGGGTCGTCATCGCGGCACTCGGTGTGGGCGCGCTCTACTGGTTCCAGCCGTGGCGGCTGTTCACCGACACCGTCGTGACCGACACGCTGTCGAGTCCACCCTCCTCCACACCGCGCTCCTCCGCACCGGCGGCCCCGGACGACGTCCCCACGACGGTGGTGATCGCGGAGGGCTCGTTCGTGACCCATGAGCACGACACCGATGGCGCCGCCCGGGTGGTACGCAATCCGGACGGCACCCACCAGCTGGAGTTGATCGGCCTGGACACCAGTGACGGCCCGGATCTGCGGGTGTGGCTCTCCGACCAGCAGGTGCGCACCGGAACCGCCGGGTGGCGGGTGTTCGACGACGGCGAGTACGCCGAGCTGGGCAAACTCAAGGGCAACCACGGCGACCAGGTCTACCGGATCGCCGCCGGCGTCGATCCCGGGGCGTTCCGCAGCGTCAGCATCTGGTGCAAACGGTTCGCGGTCTCGTTCGGAGCGGCTGAGCTGAAGACCGTCGCGTCACGCTGACGCGCAGCAGCGTCCCCCACCCGGGCCGGGTGGGGGACGCTGCTGCTTTCAGAATCAGACGAGGCCGGCGGTGCGGCAGTAACTGAGGTAGTCCGCGGTGCACAGGGTCTTGGTGTCCACGTAACCGGCTTCGACGATCGACTTGATGTTGCTCAGGCTGATCGCTTTCGGCTCCAGCTTCTTGAACGGGATGTAGAGGCCGGACTCCGGGTCCTTCAGTTTGTCCGCGACGACCGGCTTCTCCTTCTTGTAGAGACCGATCGCCAGGTCGGCCGCGGCGTCCGCCTCGGCCTTGGTGTCCTTGTACACCGTCATGCACTGGTCGCCGGCGAGGATGTTCTGCAGACCCTTGACCGTGGCGTCCTGGCCGGTGACCGGGACCTTGCCGTTGCGGCCCTTCTCCTTCAGCACGTCGATGGCCGCGTTGCCGAGACCGTCGTTGGCGGCCAGCACACCGTCGATGTTCGGGTACTGCTTGTGCATCAGCGCGAAGATCTCGCGGGCGTTGTCCTCGTCCCAGCCGGGAACGAACTGGTCCGGGCCCTTGAGCGCGGTGGCGTCGTCGAACCGGCTGTCCAGGACCGCGTCGTAGCCCTCCTTGAACAGGTAGGCGTTGTTGTCCGACTGCGAACCGTTCAGCTCGGCGATGACCGGAGTGGTGACGCCCTTGCGCCGCAGGCAGTTGAGCAGCCCGGTGGCCTGCAGTTCGCCGACCTTCTCGTTGTCGAAGCTGACGTAGTAGTCGGCGGCACCGTTGAGGGTGAGCCGGTCGTAGTCGATCACCGGCACGTTGCGGGAGTGGGCGTCCTGGATCACGGCTTTGCCGCTGGCCGCGGAGAGGTTCACGATGACCAGCACCTTGAACCCCTTGTCGAGGGCGGTCTTCGCGATCCGTTTGAACTCCTCCTCGTCACCCTCGGCGTTGAAGATCTGCGCGGGGACGCCGGCCGCGTCGAAGGCGGCCTGAAGGTACTTCGGGTCGTCGTCGACCCACCGGGTGGAACTCGTGGTGTCCGGCAGGATCACCGCGACACCGTCGGTTCCGGTCACCTTGCCGCTGCTGGTGCCCTCAGTGGCGGCGTCACTACCGGTAGCGCCTTCGGAAGCCTCGCTGTCACAGGCCGAGAGCGTGACCGACGCCAGAAGACCGACGGCGATCAGGGCGAACGAAGACTTGCGCATGGGGATGGGTGTCCTCTCCGGGTGGGCCCGAGCCGCGTGAACCGCCGCGCCACAGGGGCGGGGAGGGCGATCCACCGTCGGCGAACTGCCACCGTTGGCAACTTTTCGGTAACCGTGCCGCAACAGGGCCCCGTGTGCGGACGCGCCGCATAATGATCACGGTCGCCCTGGCCTGCGTGTAACCGGCCGTTGGGACCGTCAAGAACGGTCCCATCGGTTGATGGTTCCGGGAAACAAGCACTTCAGCGGGCCGGTACGGCCGATGCAGCCGCACCGGGTGTCCATTGATTCACCGTATGCGTTCTCAACATCACCGCAAGCAATGACGGCTCAAGTCGCGGCGCCTGCCGCCTCGACCAGCCGGACGGTCTGTTCGATGGTGGCGGCCCGGTCGGCGGCGAAGGCGGGGTCGAGCAGCGCGGCCGGATCGGCGAACGCGAGCAGGGCCGAGATGTGCAGGTGGCCGCCCGGAATGTCGGTCGCGCCGAGCGCCAGGCGCAGCCGGTTCGACCGGTACATGCTCTCGTTCGACAGATAGCTGCCCCCGCCGCCGGAGGACGCCTGACCGCCCGCTGTCGGCTCGCCGTCATGGCAGGTCACCGCACCGGTCGGCCGGTCGCCGGCGGCCCACTCACAGAGCTGCGGGTTGAGGCGGGTCGGCCACGGCCCGGTGCCGGCCCCGACCATCGCCTGGTGCGGCAGCGTCGTCTCGATCCACTCCGGGGCCGGGTCCGGCTGCGGCCAGCCGTGCGCGAGCGGCACCGGCTCAGGAGTGCCCTCGTTGTTGTTGTCCGGCACACCGCCCCGCCAGCCGGCCGCCCAGCGCTCGACGTGCATGACCCCGCGCCGCCCCTGACTGATCGTCATGATCAGGTCGGCCCGCTGCCGCGACTCCCCGGCCAGGTGCGGGCCGAACGCGTCCTCGACGATGCCCGCGTCGAAACCGCCCCAGGTCACCGGCAGCGCGACGGCCTGCACCTGCACGGTGCGCCCGTTCCGGACGAAGACGGCCCCGTCCAGCTGCAGCGCGGCGCCGCCGGACGGGTTGGAACGGCGGATCTCCGCGTCCAGCTGGTAGGGGTCGAAGCCGCTGACCAGCACCCGGGTGACGCCCGACCGGAAACCGGTCGAGGCGAGACCGCGGGCCGCGTACTCATAAGTCTGAAGAAGCTCGTCGCGCTGCGCCGTGGAGAGCGTAAAGCGCGGGGTCCAGCGCCGGATGTCGCGGGTGCCGGTCAGCCGGGTCCAGTAGAGCGGGCGATCATCGAGACGTTCGATGTCCCCCATGCTGATCCGGCCCTGCGCGCGGGCGACCGCGGTCTTCCACAGCCGCACCCCTTCGGCCTTGAGCTGCTGTTTCGCGGCGCCGAGCGATCGGGTGGAGCAGAGGGTGGCACGCAGTCGCGGCGGGAACCGCGTGAATCCGCCGGCGGCGATCAGCGCGCCCGGCACCTGCTGGCTGCCCAGACGCGCTTCTTCCACGGTATCGGACGAGCCGGAGACGGGCGAGCCGGTGCCGAAGCAGCCGCGGTCTCGCGCGGCGGCGGGCGCGGCCACGGCCCCCACCATGACGACGGCCAGTGCTGCGCTCAGTGCTCCGGTGCTGAGTCGTGCCAAGGCGACAACCTCTCCCGAGAGAAAATATCGACGCCCGTATATCTACATGGTAATGATCAGGATTGCCACCGGCCGACGCTGGACGGCCTCGCGGTCACCGCGTCGGCATACTCCCGTGGGGAGACCGCCGGGCGTGGGACCGGGAGACCGGGGCCGAGTGCCCAGCCGAGCGCCGGCCGGGACCGTCCCCACTCGACGAGCCGGGCGCCGGGCCGGGCCAGCAGCAGCGTGACCACGGCGGTGACAGCCGAGCCGAGAAGGTAGCCGGTCAGCACGTCGTGCGGGTAGTGCACGCCGACGAACACCCGGGAGAAGGCCGCCAAGGTGGCGATCGGCAGGGCGACCAGGCCCCAGCGCCACGACACCAGGAACGCCGCGATGAACAGCGCCCCGGCGATCGTGGAATGGTTGCTGGGGAACGACCAGTCACCGACGGGCGGGCACTCGGCGGCCACGATCGGCAGGCCGACGGCACGGCAGGGGCGCTCCTCGGCGAGAACCGTCTTGACGACCTCGCTGGTCAGGTAGGCGATCACCCCGGCGGCGGGCGCCAGCACGCTCAGCGCCATCATGGTGGCGCTCGCGTGCCGGGCCCGCCACCACAGCCACACCACGATCCCCACCAGAAGGACGATCGAGACCTCGGTGAAGTGCTCCATGAACCACTGGAAGCTCTCCGGCGACCGGTTGGCGATGCCGACGACGAGACGATAGACCTCAGTGGAGAACTCCGGTGGCTGCAGACCCATATGCGCAGATCTTAGTGACTGTTCACTTGAGAGATATCTTTGGGTTCTCCCTTGTTCAGCTCATGTTTACTCAAGGACGGACCACACGTCGGCGATGGACGGATCGTAGTTGTGGCCGCCGGAGTCCTCCTGGAATCGGACTCGCACCGTGCCGTCCGCGCCCAGGTCGGCCCGGTCCACCAGGATCTGGTAGCTGACGGTGCCCTCGGCACTCGCGGTGCGCCGGTAGGACCGGGCGTGGACGAGGACGCCGTCGACCAGCACGTCGTAATCCTTGATCTGCGCCTGGTTGTAGGTCTCGACGGCACGCAACACGAACGGCCGGCCGGCCGGGACCGCCAGGTCGAACTCGAAGTAGGCGCCGACGACTCCCTGCTGGGTGTATCGGCGGGTCTTCCCGGCTTCGGTGTTGGTGCCCGAGGTGGCCGAGGCCGTCAGGTGGTGGGCCTGCTCCGAGGTGCCGTCGCCGAGGTCGACGTGGTCGGCGGCACCGGACGGCGGTACCGCGACGACCACCCGTACCTCGGTCGTGACCCGCTCCGCCTGGCCGGGGCCGGTGGCAGCCGTCAGATTGGCGGTGCCCTCAGTGACGGTCAGTGGTGCGGTGACCGGTAGCGTAACCGTCTGTTCCCGGCCCGCGACCAGGGAGTACCGCTGTCCGGGGACGACGGGCCATCCGGCGGGCGCGGAGACGGTGAACTCGCCCTGTGCCGGGACCGTCGAGCGGTTGCGCAACGTCACAATGACCTCGGTCGTCTCGCCGGGGGTCACGGTGTCCCGGTCCGCGGTGAATCCGGTGATCTCGACCGGGGGTGCGATCGTGAGCGCGGCACTGATCGGCAGGGTGGCGGCGCCGGTGTGCAGCCGGTAGGCGACGGTGCCGGTCAGTTCGGCGGGGCCGGGTGTCTGGTCCGTCGCGACGCGAACGTCGTAGCGGGCGGTCACCGTCGCGCCGGGCTTCACCGTCGTCGACGGCGCCGGTCCGGCCGGTGTCACGGTCCATCCGGTGGGAGCGGGAACGGTGAAACGTACGCCGGTCAAGGGTGTGCCGCCGTTGTTCCGCAGTTTCGCCTCGACCCGGATCACCGCTCCGGGCAGGAGATCCCCGGCCGGCACGTGCACCGAGGCGACCGCGCCCACCAGCACGGCCGAAACCCGGGACAGCCGATTCCGTACGTCGGACAGCACGGCCCGGACTTCAGCGGCGGCCGGCGCGGGCAGGTGTCCGGCCCACCGGTCGAGATCGGCGGCTTGCGCCAGCGCGAGGTGCACGCTGGTGGCGGTGGCCGCCGGGGACACCGTGCGGTAACCACGGTCGGCGGTCGTGGTGGTGAGCGCCAGGGTCCGGGCCAGTGCCGTGGCCACCGGCCACTCACCGACCAGGCCGGGCAGTCTCCCGGCCGCGGTCCGGGCCTCGCCGAGGTCACCGCGAACGGTGTCGACGGCGAACCGGTAGCTGCCGGAGCCCACGGTGAACACCGCGTTGGGCCCGCTCATCTTGACGAAACGGACACCGGTGGCCGCGGAGGCGGGGCGGCCCGCCTCGGTCACCGCCCAGCGGCTGGCCGCCGGGATCTCCACGGTGGCCGTGGTGTTGCCGGGAACGGTGACGTTCAGCGACATCTGCCCGGCGGCGTCGAGTTTCCAGTCGCTGACGAACCGGCCGTACCGGGACTGGTAGGCGGCCCGGGCCGAGGTGAGGCCGCCGCCCGGCCGCGGCGCGATGGTGACGTGCCGGTATCCGGGTGCGGTGTCGTCCGGGCGGATGCCGCCGATGGTGCGGTACATCCAGTCGCCGACCGCGCCGTACGCGTAATGGTTGAAGGAGTTCATGCCGACGTCGCCGAAGGTGCCGTCGGGTTTGATGGAGTCCCAGCGTTCCCAGATCGTGGTGGCGCCGCGCTCGATCTCGTAGCCCCACGAGGGGTAGTCCCGGTTCGTCAGCAGCCGGTAGGCGATGTCCAGGTTGCCGGTTTCGGTGAGCGCGGGCAGCAGGTCGGGGGTGCCGAGGAAGCCGGTGGACAGGTGGTGGCCGCGGTCGGCGACCCGCTCCGCCAGGCGTGCACCGGCGGCGTCACGCAGCGCCGGCGGTACCAGGTCCATGCTCAGGGCCAGGACGTACGCGGTCTGGCTGTCGCCTTGGACCCGGCCGTCGGCGGAGAGGTAGGCGTCGGCGAAAGCGGCGGCGACGGCGGTGGCCCGAGCGCCGTACTTCTCGGCGTCGGCGCTATGACCCAGAGCCGTCGCCATCTCGGCGAAGAGCCGGGTGCTGTACGCGGAGTACGCGGTCCCCACCACACCGGCCGGAGTCGGGTCGTCCAGGTTCAGCCAGTCCAGGTACGGACCGGCGTCCGGCCGCAACAGTCCCTGACTGCTGGCCTGCAGGTAGTCGACGTACCGGCGCATCGAGTCGTAGTGATCGGCCAGCACCTTCGTGTCGCCGTACCGTTTCCACAGCGTGTGCGGCACGGTGATACCGGCGTCCGCCCAGCCGGACACGCCCTCACCGCAGCATTTCCGGGGCGCCACGTCCGGATAGGCCCCGTTGGCCGACTGGGCGTCCCGCAGGTCCGCCAGCCACTTGGTCAGGAAGCTCAGCGAGTCCATGTTGAACGTCGCGGTCTCGGCGAAGACGTTGATGTCGCCGGTCCACCCGAGGCGTTCGTCGCGGGCTGGGGTGTCGGTCGGGATGGACAGGAAGTTGCCGCGCTGGCCCCAGACGATGTTGCTCTGCAACTGGTTGATCATCGGGTCGGAGGTGGTCAGCTCACCGGTGAACGGCGCTGCCGTGCCCATCACCCGCCCGGTCACCGCGGACAGCGCCGGGGTGCCGGGGAAACCGGTCAGCTCCACGTACCGGAAGCCGTGGAAGGTGAAGCGTGGCTCGTACACCTCGGCGCCGGTTCCGGCCAGGGTGTAGTAGTCGGTGGCCTGGGCGGTCCGCAGGTTGGCGGTGTAGACGGTGCCGTCCGGGTTGAGGACCTCGGCGTGCCGGATCCGTACCTGTTTCCCGGCCTCGCCGGTGACCCGCAGCCGGACCGAACCGACCATGTTCTGGCCGAGGTCGAACACCCACACTCCGGGGCGGGGCTGGGTGACGGCTCTGGCCTTCAGCTCCGCGGTCACCTTGACCGGCGGGTCGACCTGTGCGACCAGGCGCTTCGTCGGGTCGTCGGCGCTGGTGTCCCGCACGGTGGCCGGGGACCAGGCGGTGTCGTCGTAGGCGGACCGGCGCCAGCCCGGCGGGTCGAGGCGCGCGTCGTACGTCTCGCCGTGGACGTTGTCGCCGCGCAGCACCGGGCCGTCGGCGGACCGCCAGGTGCCGTCACTGCCGATGACCTGTGACGTGCCGTCGGTGTAGTCGATGTGCAGTTGCGCCAGCAGTTCGGGCCGCTGGCCGTAGAGTTTGTCGCCGAACCAGGCGATGTGGCCGGACCACCAGCCGTCCCCGAGCATCGCGCCGATGGTGTTGTCCCCGGCGACGAGTTGTGCGGTGACGTCGAAACTCTGGTACTGGATCCGCTTGGTGTAGTCGGTCCAGCCTGGTGCGAGCTGGTGGTCGCCGACCCGGGAACCGTTGAGCGACAGTTCGTAGACGCCGAGCGCGGTCGCGTAGATCCGGGCCCGGCTGACCGTGCGGTCGACGCGGAACTCGCGCCGCAGCAGTGGCTTCCCGCCGAGGTCGGCCAGCAGCGTCTCGGTCGTGCCGGAGAGGGCGAGGCCCTGTGCGGTGGGCGTACCGGCGGTGAACGGGTTGGTCCCCTCGGTCAGATCCGCGTCGACCTCGACCCGGTCGCCGGCGGTGACCTTCACCGAGTGGACGACGGCCGTCTCCGGGTCCGATGTCCGCAGCCCGACGGTCCCGCTGGTGATCCGGCTGTCGACGGTGGTGTCGACCAGGGTGCCGTCCACGAAGGTCCGGATGGTGCTGCCGGCCGCCTCGATGCGCAGGTCGTGTGGCTTGTTGAAGTCCGCGGGCGCGACGACGTCGCCGATCGGCACCTGTTTCAGCAGCTGCCAGGTGCCGCCGATCCGGACGTGCGGGCGCAGCACCGGGACGTCACCGAAGTCGGCGAGTTGCCACATGTAGGCGTCGTTGACTCCGCGGGCACGGAAGAAGACACCTGCCGCGTCGCGGGTCACCGTCAGCCGGACGTCGACCGTGTAGTCCGTCCAGGAGGCGCTGGGGCGTTCGCGGCCGATCCACTTCGCCCGCCAGTCCTCGGTTCGCAGCAGACCCGTCTCCCACCAGGACGGTGCGCTCCAGGGCGAGCGGCGGCCCTCGGCGTCCCAGACGCGGACCTGCCAGTGGTAACGAGTGGCGGAGGTGAGGGCGGGGCCGTCGTACCGGACCTGGGTGGAGTTCGTGCTCGCCGTGCGGCCGCTGTCCCAGACGTCGGCGGTGCCGGCGGACAGTCCGGCTGCGGTGGAGGCGACTCTGACCTGGTAGGCGGATTGGGTGACGCCGCGCTGCGGGGAGCTGATCAGCCAGCCGAGTCGCGGCTGCGGCGTGTCGAGGCCGAGGGCGCCGCTGACGCCTTCGACGGTGAGGCCGGTGACGGCCGGGGTCGCGGCAGCCGCGGCGGCCGGGCCGGAGGTGACGGCGATCGCGGTGGTGGCGACCATCGTGACGGTAAGGAGTTGAGCGCCCGCCCATCGGGCGGCGCGCCGGAGTCTCGTTCCTCGGTTCATGATTCACCCTTCGAAATCGGGCATGCCGATGTGCGGCACGGGAGGCGTGCCGAGCAGGTGGAACGTGATGGTGAAACGTTTCACGAAACAGGTAACACGATCGTACGGACCCCGTCACACAAACGCAACGATTGACAACCGCGGATGCCGTACCACCGGTTGTTCAAGTCTTTCTCAAGTCGTCCGCCTCGCGACCGATCAGTCTCTACGCCGAATGGGGCAGCATCGCTGCGAGCGGAAGGAACGGACTTTGTCGGATCAGGCGGCCATCACGGGTGACACGGACGAGCTGCTGGCCGAGCTCAGGAGCCAGGTCGAGGCGTACGAGCGGGGTTCAGCCACCGCCGAGTACAGCCCGGACGGCGTGCTACTGCGGGCGAACAACGCCTTCGCCGCGCTGGTGGGCTTCGCCCCGGCCGCGATCGTAGGCATCGACCACCACTCGCTGGTCTCCCCCGAGATGGCCGGGTCACCGGAATACCTCACCCTGTGGGAGCAACTGCGTTCCGGCGGCAATCTCACCGGCGAGTTCCGGCTGCTCTGGCAGGGCAGCGACGAACGGTGGATCCGCTCCAGCTGGGTGCCGGTGAAGAACCGCGCCGGCCAGGTGGTCAAGGTGATCGAGCAGGCGCTCGACGTGACCCAGGGCAAGCGAGCCGCAGCCGACGCGCACGGCAAGATCCAGGCGATCTCCCGGTCCCAGGCGGTGATCGAGTTCGACCTCGA from Actinoplanes derwentensis includes these protein-coding regions:
- a CDS encoding Pycsar system effector family protein yields the protein MVPRHQENATESLHHYRQVARRFGTDREGFVAAWLAAAVDHEATERAVATQIWAANLIANRKFTRVRWSIRLLVAGIAVLTLTVLS
- a CDS encoding transposase family protein, which produces MLAYRAMVDVPRELVQYVARLLHAERRARGTRKKTRALTCFYQALLVLVWFRKQEDLTLLGAGFGVSRATAYRYRDEGIAVLAAQAQDLHTALKRVAADGWSYVILDGKLFDCDRLTETTLSVKGKTIDAWFSGKHRDFGANIQAIMRPDGLPIWTSAAMPGHLHDTSCARDLGVTAALNWSAAELDLPALADSGYESTGQGIKTPIKQPADGKPLAVDNRAYNRLLRGLRWQGERGFAILVGRWKALRRTTISPRRTGDVVAAALHLTHFEYKYLTGSC
- a CDS encoding DM13 domain-containing protein; the protein is MIQRLLTRPAVWVVIAALGVGALYWFQPWRLFTDTVVTDTLSSPPSSTPRSSAPAAPDDVPTTVVIAEGSFVTHEHDTDGAARVVRNPDGTHQLELIGLDTSDGPDLRVWLSDQQVRTGTAGWRVFDDGEYAELGKLKGNHGDQVYRIAAGVDPGAFRSVSIWCKRFAVSFGAAELKTVASR
- a CDS encoding sugar ABC transporter substrate-binding protein; translation: MRKSSFALIAVGLLASVTLSACDSEASEGATGSDAATEGTSSGKVTGTDGVAVILPDTTSSTRWVDDDPKYLQAAFDAAGVPAQIFNAEGDEEEFKRIAKTALDKGFKVLVIVNLSAASGKAVIQDAHSRNVPVIDYDRLTLNGAADYYVSFDNEKVGELQATGLLNCLRRKGVTTPVIAELNGSQSDNNAYLFKEGYDAVLDSRFDDATALKGPDQFVPGWDEDNAREIFALMHKQYPNIDGVLAANDGLGNAAIDVLKEKGRNGKVPVTGQDATVKGLQNILAGDQCMTVYKDTKAEADAAADLAIGLYKKEKPVVADKLKDPESGLYIPFKKLEPKAISLSNIKSIVEAGYVDTKTLCTADYLSYCRTAGLV
- a CDS encoding phosphatase PAP2 family protein; the protein is MGLQPPEFSTEVYRLVVGIANRSPESFQWFMEHFTEVSIVLLVGIVVWLWWRARHASATMMALSVLAPAAGVIAYLTSEVVKTVLAEERPCRAVGLPIVAAECPPVGDWSFPSNHSTIAGALFIAAFLVSWRWGLVALPIATLAAFSRVFVGVHYPHDVLTGYLLGSAVTAVVTLLLARPGARLVEWGRSRPALGWALGPGLPVPRPAVSPREYADAVTARPSSVGRWQS
- a CDS encoding family 78 glycoside hydrolase catalytic domain, with the translated sequence MNRGTRLRRAARWAGAQLLTVTMVATTAIAVTSGPAAAAAATPAVTGLTVEGVSGALGLDTPQPRLGWLISSPQRGVTQSAYQVRVASTAAGLSAGTADVWDSGRTASTNSTQVRYDGPALTSATRYHWQVRVWDAEGRRSPWSAPSWWETGLLRTEDWRAKWIGRERPSASWTDYTVDVRLTVTRDAAGVFFRARGVNDAYMWQLADFGDVPVLRPHVRIGGTWQLLKQVPIGDVVAPADFNKPHDLRIEAAGSTIRTFVDGTLVDTTVDSRITSGTVGLRTSDPETAVVHSVKVTAGDRVEVDADLTEGTNPFTAGTPTAQGLALSGTTETLLADLGGKPLLRREFRVDRTVSRARIYATALGVYELSLNGSRVGDHQLAPGWTDYTKRIQYQSFDVTAQLVAGDNTIGAMLGDGWWSGHIAWFGDKLYGQRPELLAQLHIDYTDGTSQVIGSDGTWRSADGPVLRGDNVHGETYDARLDPPGWRRSAYDDTAWSPATVRDTSADDPTKRLVAQVDPPVKVTAELKARAVTQPRPGVWVFDLGQNMVGSVRLRVTGEAGKQVRIRHAEVLNPDGTVYTANLRTAQATDYYTLAGTGAEVYEPRFTFHGFRYVELTGFPGTPALSAVTGRVMGTAAPFTGELTTSDPMINQLQSNIVWGQRGNFLSIPTDTPARDERLGWTGDINVFAETATFNMDSLSFLTKWLADLRDAQSANGAYPDVAPRKCCGEGVSGWADAGITVPHTLWKRYGDTKVLADHYDSMRRYVDYLQASSQGLLRPDAGPYLDWLNLDDPTPAGVVGTAYSAYSTRLFAEMATALGHSADAEKYGARATAVAAAFADAYLSADGRVQGDSQTAYVLALSMDLVPPALRDAAGARLAERVADRGHHLSTGFLGTPDLLPALTETGNLDIAYRLLTNRDYPSWGYEIERGATTIWERWDSIKPDGTFGDVGMNSFNHYAYGAVGDWMYRTIGGIRPDDTAPGYRHVTIAPRPGGGLTSARAAYQSRYGRFVSDWKLDAAGQMSLNVTVPGNTTATVEIPAASRWAVTEAGRPASAATGVRFVKMSGPNAVFTVGSGSYRFAVDTVRGDLGEARTAAGRLPGLVGEWPVATALARTLALTTTTADRGYRTVSPAATATSVHLALAQAADLDRWAGHLPAPAAAEVRAVLSDVRNRLSRVSAVLVGAVASVHVPAGDLLPGAVIRVEAKLRNNGGTPLTGVRFTVPAPTGWTVTPAGPAPSTTVKPGATVTARYDVRVATDQTPGPAELTGTVAYRLHTGAATLPISAALTIAPPVEITGFTADRDTVTPGETTEVIVTLRNRSTVPAQGEFTVSAPAGWPVVPGQRYSLVAGREQTVTLPVTAPLTVTEGTANLTAATGPGQAERVTTEVRVVVAVPPSGAADHVDLGDGTSEQAHHLTASATSGTNTEAGKTRRYTQQGVVGAYFEFDLAVPAGRPFVLRAVETYNQAQIKDYDVLVDGVLVHARSYRRTASAEGTVSYQILVDRADLGADGTVRVRFQEDSGGHNYDPSIADVWSVLE